The Falco rusticolus isolate bFalRus1 chromosome 5, bFalRus1.pri, whole genome shotgun sequence genome has a segment encoding these proteins:
- the SHISAL1 gene encoding protein shisa-like-1 isoform X1, protein MTSCGQQSLNVLMVLLSLLLSAVLSAHFRVCEPYTDYKGRYHFGFHCPRLSDNKSYIFCCHHNNTVFKYCCNETEFQTVMQMNLTGNADGYMHNNYSALLGVWIYGFFVVILLILDLLYYSSMNYDICKFYLARWGIQGKWMTQGQSRWINPAQDPSQVQAQPQPETQPQTQPQPQTSQTVHTLKGDALSPSLMSFQGTSACIKRGMYVRISMETI, encoded by the exons TGTTGTCTGCACATTTTCGGGTCTGCGAGCCATATACAGACTACAAAGGTCGCTACCACTTTGGTTTTCACTGCCCCCGTCTTTCTGACAATAAATCTTACATCTTTTGCTGTCACCATAACAACACAGTGTTTAAATACTGCTGCAATGAGACAGAATTTCAGACTGTTATGCAGATGAACTTAACAGGCAATGCAGATGGATATATGCATAA CAACTACAGTGCACTGTTAGGAGTGTGGATCTATGGCTTTTTTGTGGTGATCTTGCTGATACTGGACCTTTTATATTACTCTTCAATGAACTATGATATTTGCAAATTTTACCTGGCACGGTGGGGAATCCAGGGAAAGTGGATGACACAGGGACAGAGCCGCTGGATTAACCCTGCTCAGGATCCAAGCCAAGTCCAGGCGCAGCCTCAGCCAGAGACACAGCCTCAAACTCAGCCACAGCCTCAAACATCACAGACAGTACATACTTTAAAAGGAGATGCTTTAAGTCCATCCCTGATGTCTTTTCAGGGTACATCTGCCTG caTTAAACGGGGAATGTATGTTAGGATCAG TATGGAAACCATCTGA